The Nitrospira tepida genome includes a window with the following:
- a CDS encoding WbqC family protein, which produces MKVTIHQPQFLPWLGYLEKIARADLFVVLDQVQFKKQEWQNRNRIRTAHEWQWLTVPVHQRFGQRINEVHVNRQVDWRRRHLRALALHYAKAPYRDLALAGLRRLYETDWERLVDLNLAVIRWLLETFQIMTPVRLASELSLRDQPTDRLIDICRAVGAATYLAGPGAEQYLDRPRFETSGFRLELQRFQHPVYIQCYDPFIPGMSALDLLMMEGPSGFRRLVIEESANGRIVCA; this is translated from the coding sequence GTGAAGGTCACGATCCATCAACCGCAATTCCTCCCCTGGCTGGGCTATCTGGAGAAGATCGCGCGGGCAGACCTCTTCGTGGTGCTGGATCAGGTGCAATTCAAGAAGCAGGAATGGCAGAACCGCAACCGAATCAGGACCGCCCATGAATGGCAATGGCTGACGGTTCCCGTGCACCAGCGGTTCGGCCAACGCATCAACGAGGTGCATGTCAACCGGCAGGTCGATTGGCGGCGCCGACACCTGCGCGCCTTGGCCCTGCACTACGCAAAGGCGCCCTATCGAGACCTGGCGCTCGCCGGGCTTCGGCGTCTCTATGAGACAGATTGGGAGCGGCTGGTCGATCTCAACCTCGCAGTCATCCGCTGGCTGCTGGAGACCTTTCAGATCATGACGCCGGTCCGATTGGCGTCCGAGCTGTCCCTCCGGGACCAGCCGACGGATCGATTGATCGACATCTGCCGCGCAGTGGGCGCGGCCACGTACCTGGCTGGACCAGGAGCCGAACAATATCTGGATCGCCCGCGATTCGAGACCTCCGGCTTCCGGCTGGAGCTGCAACGGTTCCAGCACCCGGTCTATATCCAGTGCTACGACCCGTTCATTCCCGGCATGAGCGCGCTGGACCTGCTGATGATGGAAGGCCCGTCCGGGTTCCGCAGGCTGGTGATCGAAGAATCGGCAAACGGACGCATTGTGTGCGCGTGA